From the Lolium rigidum isolate FL_2022 chromosome 2, APGP_CSIRO_Lrig_0.1, whole genome shotgun sequence genome, one window contains:
- the LOC124687510 gene encoding iron-phytosiderophore transporter YSL15-like — MEAVIPDRTRIAPEEIEKHVAAEGDRESDPALALERERELEPVGRWQDELTVRGMVAALLIGFIYTVIVMKIALTTGLVPTLNVSAALLSFLALRGWTRLLDRFGIVSRPFTRQENTIVQTCGVACYTIAFAGGFGSTLLGLNKNTYELAGESPGNGPGSYKEPGIGWMAAFLFSSSFGGLLTLIPLRQVLVVDYKLVYPSGTATAVLINGFHTTQGDKNSKKQIRGFLKYFGGSFLWSFFQWFYTGGDACGFIQFPTFGLKAWKQTFFFDFSMTYVGAGMICPHIVNISTLLGAILSYGLLWPLISKNKGDWYPANEKESSMKSLYGYKAFICIALIMGDGLYHFTKIISITFKGMYRQFSHKRADNRAKNVDDTVSLEDLQRGEIFRKGHIPSWMAYTGYALLSVVAVVTTPIMFHQVKWYYVVIAYVVAPMLGFANSYGTGLTDINMGYNYGKIGLFVFAGWAGRDNGVVAGLVAGTLVKQLVLISADLMQDFKTSYLTQTSPRSMMVAQAIGTTMGCIVSPLTFMLFYKAFDIGNPNGTWKAPYALIYRNMAILGVEGFSVLPKYCLALSGGFFAFATLMSIARDVMPHKYRKYVPLPMAMAVPFLVGGSFAIDMCIGSLVVFIWNKINKKEAGYMVPAVASGLICGDGIWTFPSSLLALAKIKPPICMKFTPAP, encoded by the exons ATGGAGGCCGTCATCCCTGACCGCACTCGGATCGCGCCGGAGGAGATCGAGAAGCacgtggcggcggagggcgacAGGGAGTCGGACCCGGCGCTGGCCTTGGAGCGCGAGAGGGAGCTTGAGCCGGTGGGGCGGTGGCAGGACGAGCTGACGGTGCGGGGCATGGTGGCGGCGCTGCTCATCGGGTTCATCTACACAGTGATCGTGATGAAGATCGCGCTGACCACGGGGCTGGTGCCCACCCTGAACGTCTCCGCCGCGCTGCTCTCCTTCCTGGCGCTCCGCGGTTGGACGCGCTTGCTGGACCGCTTCGGCATCGTGTCCCGGCCCTTCACGCGGCAGGAGAATACCATTGTTCAGACCTGCGGCGTTGCCTGCTACACCATTGCGTTCGCCG GTGGCTTCGGGTCAACCTTGCTGGGTCTAAACAAAAACACGTACGAGCTGGCCGGCGAATCGCCGGGCAATGGGCCGGGGAGCTACAAGGAGCCAGGGATTGGCTGGATGGCGGCATTCCTCTTTTCTAGCAGCTTCGGAGGGCTACTCACCTTGATTCCCCTTAGACAG GTATTGGTCGTAGACTATAAATTAGTTTACCCAAGTGGGACGGCAACTGCTGTTCTTATAAACGGGTTTCATACTACTCAAGGAGACAAGAACTCAAA GAAGCAAATCCGTGGGTTCCTAAAATACTTTGGGGGCAGCTTTCTATGGAGTTTCTTCCAATGGTTCTACACAGGCGGGGATGCTTGTGGATTTATTCAGTTCCCTACTTTCGGTCTGAAGGCCTGGAAGCAGAC ATTTTTCTTTGACTTTAGCATGACATATGTCGGTGCCGGGATGATTTGCCCACACATAGTAAATATCTCCACCCTCCTCGGTGCAATTCTTTCATATGGATTATTGTGGCCACTCATCAGTAAAAACAAGGGGGATTGGTACCCTGCAAATGAAAAAGAAAGCAGCATGAAAAGTTTGTACGGTTACAAG GCCTTCATATGTATCGCTCTGATCATGGGGGATGGACTATACCACTTCACAAAAATTATTAGCATCACTTTCAAGGGAATGTATCGACAGTTTAGCCATAAACGGGCTGACAATCGAG CGAAAAATGTGGACGATACGGTCTCACTTGAAGATCTACAGCGTGGCGAGATTTTCAGGAAGGGCCATATCCCCTCTTGGATGGCATACACTGGGTATGCCCTGCTAAGCGTCGTTGCAGTGGTTACAACACCGATAATGTTCCACCAGGTGAAATGGTACTACGTAGTTATAGCCTATGTTGTCGCCCCCATGCTTGGATTTGCCAATTCCTACGGAACGGGGCTTACCGATATCAACATGGGTTATAACTATGGCAAGATAGGACTCTTTGTTTTTGCTGGTTGGGCTGGTAGGGACAATGGTGTTGTTGCAGGCCTTGTTGCTGGTACACTGGTGAAGCAGCTGGTGCTTATATCTGCAGATCTGATGCAGGACTTCAAAACAAGTTATCTCACTCAGACATCACCAAGATCCATGATGGTGGCACAAGCCATTGGGACGACCATGGGTTGCATTGTCTCTCCCCTCACGTTTATGCTCTTCTACAAGGCATTTGACATTGGTAACCCAAATGGTACCTGGAAGGCACCGTATGCACTGATATACCGTAATATGGCAATACTTGGCGTGGAGGGCTTCTCAGTGTTGCCGAAGTATTGCCTAGCACTATCTGGTGGATTTTTCGCATTTGCAACACTCATGAGCATTGCAAGAGATGTCATGCCACACAAGTATAGAAAGTATGTGCCCCTACCCATGGCAATGGCAGTTCCATTCCTTGTAGGTGGGAGCTTTGCAATTGATATGTGCATAGGGAGTTTGGTGGTTTTTATCTGGAACAAGATCAACAAAAAGGAGGCTGGTTACATGGTCCCTGCAGTTGCATCTGGTTTGATATGTGGGGATGGTATATGGACATTCCCTTCATCCCTGCTTGCCCTTGCCAAGATTAAACCACCAATCTGCATGAAGTTTACACCTGCACCCTAG